A region from the Paenibacillus humicola genome encodes:
- a CDS encoding NAD(P)/FAD-dependent oxidoreductase, translated as MGCSIAYFLGKSGLHVTVIEKGELSSGTSSRCDGNILVIDKDPGFDSLMSLKSQQIIAELSRELQEPFEYRAPGSILVCETEEEMEAAREWVDQQSRLGLPFRMLDRSDLRQESKYFADDLLGGLESASDSTVNPYRLTYALASGASGFGVTFRTKTTVTGIGRTGKGGPFRIRTDRGDYTAGKVINAAGVWALEVGRMVGLNIPIEPRKGHLIVASRQRPVGMRKVMEFGYLMTKFGKTRSVDRLMEQYGVALVFEPTESQNFLIGSSREFNGFDHKVNMEVVRCIARRALRFYPHIADFHMIRAYAGLRPWTSDHLPIVSAVKSVPGFYIAAGHEGDGISLAAITGKLISEMVTDRPTTISVEPLRFERFHEEEHP; from the coding sequence ATGGGTTGTTCCATCGCGTATTTTCTCGGTAAATCGGGACTCCATGTGACGGTAATCGAAAAGGGAGAGCTGTCCTCCGGAACCTCGTCCCGGTGCGACGGGAACATCCTGGTCATCGATAAAGATCCCGGTTTCGACAGTTTGATGAGTTTGAAAAGCCAGCAAATCATTGCCGAATTGAGCAGGGAGCTGCAAGAGCCCTTCGAATACCGGGCTCCCGGAAGCATTCTGGTTTGTGAGACGGAAGAGGAGATGGAGGCGGCCCGCGAGTGGGTCGATCAACAGAGCCGGCTGGGTCTCCCGTTTCGGATGCTCGACCGTTCCGATCTCAGGCAGGAATCCAAATATTTTGCCGACGATTTGCTTGGAGGACTGGAATCCGCCTCGGATTCAACGGTCAACCCTTATCGGCTTACCTATGCGTTAGCGAGCGGCGCATCCGGCTTCGGGGTAACATTTCGGACAAAAACGACGGTTACGGGGATCGGCCGCACCGGCAAGGGGGGGCCGTTTCGCATCCGGACGGATCGCGGGGATTACACGGCCGGGAAGGTCATTAACGCCGCCGGCGTTTGGGCGCTCGAAGTGGGCCGCATGGTAGGGCTTAACATCCCGATCGAGCCCCGAAAAGGTCATTTGATCGTCGCATCAAGGCAGCGGCCCGTCGGTATGCGCAAAGTGATGGAGTTCGGCTACCTGATGACCAAATTCGGGAAAACGCGTTCCGTCGACCGGCTCATGGAACAATACGGCGTCGCTCTCGTGTTTGAGCCGACGGAAAGTCAAAATTTTTTGATCGGGAGCAGCAGGGAATTCAACGGATTCGACCATAAGGTCAATATGGAGGTGGTCCGGTGCATCGCCCGCCGGGCGCTGCGGTTTTACCCGCATATTGCCGATTTCCATATGATCCGCGCGTATGCGGGGCTGAGGCCATGGACGAGCGACCACCTTCCGATCGTTTCGGCTGTAAAAAGCGTTCCCGGATTTTACATCGCCGCCGGTCACGAGGGCGACGGGATCAGTCTGGCCGCCATTACGGGCAAATTGATCAGCGAAATGGTGACGGACCGGCCGACGACAATTTCCGTGGAGCCG